The following proteins are encoded in a genomic region of Anas acuta chromosome 28, bAnaAcu1.1, whole genome shotgun sequence:
- the S100A1 gene encoding protein S100-A1: MASQLEGAMETLINVFHHYSGKEGDKYKLSKKELKELLQSELGCFLETQKDTGAVEKIMQDLDENGDGEVDFQEYVVLVAALTVACNTFFWENA; the protein is encoded by the exons ATGGCGTCACAGCTGGAAGGGGCCATGGAGACGCTCATCAACGTCTTCCACCACTACTCGGGCAAAGAGGGGGACAAGTACAAGCTGAGCAAGaaggagctgaaggagctgctgcagagcgAGCTGGGCTGCTTCCTGGAG ACCCAGAAGGACACGGGTGCGGTGGAGAAGATCATGCAGGACCTGGATGAGAACGGCGACGGGGAGGTGGACTTCCAGGAGTACGTGGTCCTGGTGGCCGCCCTCACCGTGGCCTGCAACACCTTCTTCTGGGAGAACGCCTGA
- the CHTOP gene encoding chromatin target of PRMT1 protein isoform X2, with product MAAQSAPKVVLKSTTKMSLNERFTNMLKNKQPMPVNIRATMQQQQQLASARNRRLAQQMENRPSVQAALKLKQSLKQRLGKSNIQARLGRPAGPLARGAMGGRGLAMGQRGLPRGAMRGGRGARALLRGGLPLRGQSMLRGGRGMSPRMGLRRGGLRGRGGPGRGGLGRGAMGRGGLGGRGRGMAGRGRGGFGGRGRGRGRGRGSARPALTKEQLDNQLDAYMSKTKGHLDAELDAYMAQTDPETND from the exons ATGGCTGCACAGTCAGCACCGAAGGTTGTGCTAAAGAGCACCACCAAGATGTCTCTGAACGAGCG CTTTACTAACATGCTGAAGAACAAACAGCCGATGCCAGTGAATATTCGGGCtaccatgcagcagcagcagcagctagcCAGTGCCAGAAACAGAAGACTGGCCCAGCAGATGGAGAATAGACCTTCTGTCCAGGCTGCTTTGAAGCTTAAACAG AGCTTGAAGCAACGCCTCGGTAAAAGCAACATCCAGGCACGATTGGGCCGTCCAGCAGGACCCCTCGCTCGCGGAGCCATGGGAGGAAGAGGACTGGCCATGGGGCAGAGAGGTTTGCCACGAGGAGCCATGCGTGGCGGCCGGGGGGCGAGAGCTCTGCTGAGAGGGGGACTCCCGCTCAGGG GTCAGAGCATGCTTCGGGGCGGACGAGGAATGTCCCCCAGGATGGGCCTGAGGAGAGGCGGCCTGCGAGGTCGCGGTGGCCCTGGAAGAGGTGGGCTGGGCAGAGGCGCCATGGGCCGCGGTGGACTTGGTGGCAGAG GTCGCGGCATGGCGGGCCGGGGAAGAGGGGGCTTCGGAGGCCGCGGCAGAGGCAGAGGACGAGGAAGAGGATCGGCACGCCCGGCGCTGACCAAGGAGCAGCTGGATAACCAGTTAGATGCTTACATGTCGAAAACGAAAGGACACCTCGACGCCGAGCTGGATGCCTACATGGCTCAGACAGACCCCGAAACAAACGACTGA
- the CHTOP gene encoding chromatin target of PRMT1 protein isoform X1 translates to MAAQSAPKVVLKSTTKMSLNERFTNMLKNKQPMPVNIRATMQQQQQLASARNRRLAQQMENRPSVQAALKLKQKSLKQRLGKSNIQARLGRPAGPLARGAMGGRGLAMGQRGLPRGAMRGGRGARALLRGGLPLRGQSMLRGGRGMSPRMGLRRGGLRGRGGPGRGGLGRGAMGRGGLGGRGRGMAGRGRGGFGGRGRGRGRGRGSARPALTKEQLDNQLDAYMSKTKGHLDAELDAYMAQTDPETND, encoded by the exons ATGGCTGCACAGTCAGCACCGAAGGTTGTGCTAAAGAGCACCACCAAGATGTCTCTGAACGAGCG CTTTACTAACATGCTGAAGAACAAACAGCCGATGCCAGTGAATATTCGGGCtaccatgcagcagcagcagcagctagcCAGTGCCAGAAACAGAAGACTGGCCCAGCAGATGGAGAATAGACCTTCTGTCCAGGCTGCTTTGAAGCTTAAACAG AAGAGCTTGAAGCAACGCCTCGGTAAAAGCAACATCCAGGCACGATTGGGCCGTCCAGCAGGACCCCTCGCTCGCGGAGCCATGGGAGGAAGAGGACTGGCCATGGGGCAGAGAGGTTTGCCACGAGGAGCCATGCGTGGCGGCCGGGGGGCGAGAGCTCTGCTGAGAGGGGGACTCCCGCTCAGGG GTCAGAGCATGCTTCGGGGCGGACGAGGAATGTCCCCCAGGATGGGCCTGAGGAGAGGCGGCCTGCGAGGTCGCGGTGGCCCTGGAAGAGGTGGGCTGGGCAGAGGCGCCATGGGCCGCGGTGGACTTGGTGGCAGAG GTCGCGGCATGGCGGGCCGGGGAAGAGGGGGCTTCGGAGGCCGCGGCAGAGGCAGAGGACGAGGAAGAGGATCGGCACGCCCGGCGCTGACCAAGGAGCAGCTGGATAACCAGTTAGATGCTTACATGTCGAAAACGAAAGGACACCTCGACGCCGAGCTGGATGCCTACATGGCTCAGACAGACCCCGAAACAAACGACTGA